In a genomic window of Schistocerca gregaria isolate iqSchGreg1 chromosome 5, iqSchGreg1.2, whole genome shotgun sequence:
- the LOC126272350 gene encoding uncharacterized protein LOC126272350 isoform X2, with the protein MHLLLLAIVFAATASGQRITTIQLDGVQYFISRMNPYSPELNYFLAYQYCRSLGLQLASFESREKADSLMEYLRNAGYNKYDFWTSGNRLGTSDMMLWMSTGLPFNSTFNYMRNLPSNDLHSASEDQDAASDDGGVVNEGVVEGRSKSNRRRRGGYHNPNTGCVTLKAPELSWETDDCNAVKDFICEQTRCYYYNYGSIPVSTSQG; encoded by the exons GTCAGCGAATCACAACAATACAGCTGGATGGAGTGCAATATTTCATCAGTCGTATGAATCCATACTCACCGGAGCTCAATTATTTCCTAGCATATCAGTACTGCCGATCACTTGGTTTGCAACTAGCATCATTTGAATCACGTGAAAAGGCAGATTCTTTAATGGAGTATTTGAGGAATGCTG GTTATAACAAATATGACTTCTGGACTTCTGGGAATCGGCTTGGAACATCAGACATGATGTTATGGATGAGTACTGGCTTGCCCTTCAACAGTACATTCAATTACATGAGGAACCTACCATCCAATGATCTCCACTCAGCATCTGAAGACCAAGACGCTGCATCTGATGATGGCGGTGTAGTAAATGAAGGGGTAGTTGAGGGAAGAAGCAAGAGCAACAGGAGGCGAAG AGGAGGATATCACAACCCAAATACAGGCTGTGTGACACTGAAGGCACCAGAACTTTCCTGGGAGACAGATGACTGCAATGCTGTGAAGGACTTCATATGTGAACAGACACGGTGCTACTATTACAATTATGGCTCCATTCCTGTGTCCACATCCCAGGGGTAA
- the LOC126272350 gene encoding uncharacterized protein LOC126272350 isoform X1 has protein sequence MHLLLLAIVFAATASGQRITTIQLDGVQYFISRMNPYSPELNYFLAYQYCRSLGLQLASFESREKADSLMEYLRNAGYNKYDFWTSGNRLGTSDMMLWMSTGLPFNSTFNYMRNLPSNDLHSASEDQDAASDDGGVVNEGVVEGRSKSNRRRRGGYHNPNTGCVTLKAPELSWETDDCNAVKDFICEQTRCYYYNYGSIPVSTSQGSSKYPSGSKYPSASGQQTSTTAAPTTTSTTPVTTEKSSESPSTTPARGKDLDKTNRRVTLRPPSEKSAPLPLSSIFPDLMPSPRSSENKSIPNIVTKAFPRKDSDSNVVYVTAVGVNSEEPVPVNKYTEPSNTAAPMTTRDNDESKVTAQMTGPKTFARGKVIDPPTAK, from the exons GTCAGCGAATCACAACAATACAGCTGGATGGAGTGCAATATTTCATCAGTCGTATGAATCCATACTCACCGGAGCTCAATTATTTCCTAGCATATCAGTACTGCCGATCACTTGGTTTGCAACTAGCATCATTTGAATCACGTGAAAAGGCAGATTCTTTAATGGAGTATTTGAGGAATGCTG GTTATAACAAATATGACTTCTGGACTTCTGGGAATCGGCTTGGAACATCAGACATGATGTTATGGATGAGTACTGGCTTGCCCTTCAACAGTACATTCAATTACATGAGGAACCTACCATCCAATGATCTCCACTCAGCATCTGAAGACCAAGACGCTGCATCTGATGATGGCGGTGTAGTAAATGAAGGGGTAGTTGAGGGAAGAAGCAAGAGCAACAGGAGGCGAAG AGGAGGATATCACAACCCAAATACAGGCTGTGTGACACTGAAGGCACCAGAACTTTCCTGGGAGACAGATGACTGCAATGCTGTGAAGGACTTCATATGTGAACAGACACGGTGCTACTATTACAATTATGGCTCCATTCCTGTGTCCACATCCCAGGG GAGCAGCAAATACCCATCTGGCAGCAAATATCCCTCAGCATCTGGACAACAAACATCGACAACAGCAGCACCTACTACTACATCCACTACTCCAGTAACGACAGAAAAATCTTCAGAAAGTCCAAGCACTACTCCTGCCAGAGGGAAAGATTTGGACAAGACAAACCGTCGAGTGACTCTAAGACCACCATCAGAGAAATCTGCCCCACTACCACTGTCTTCAATTTTTCCAGATCTCATGCCTTCGCCAAGAAGTTCCGAAAACAAATCCATACCTAACATTGTAACAAAGGCATTTCCAAGAAAAGATTCTGACAGCAATGTTGTTTATGTAACTGCTGTTGGAGTAAACAGTGAAGAACCTGTGCCAGTAAATAAGTATACAGAACCTTCTAACACTGCAGCTCCAATGACCACACGGGACAATGATGAGAGCAAAGTGACTGCCCAGATGACTGGTCCAAAAACCTTTGCACGTGGCAAGGTTATCGATCCTCCAACTGCAAAGTAG